In a single window of the Streptomyces brevispora genome:
- a CDS encoding helix-turn-helix domain-containing protein, giving the protein MPNRRRSIDASTPLGGFALKLLDLKRKALAQAGSSSRARAISIDKIAAPDGLWKTSRASIYAALNGTRLPSTDTLCAMVTAWDEDSAEARGRWLRLRSDVEDALMGTEPASSPGNVDAAMEKPLPGPQDQLGEAEFTGSSKVVPDVASHIELKQMLRDALERSGLTKSQVAARTELGRTTVSQAFNTEGSSPSANTLYALSRALRLDKTEQARLLALRELAVTGRGPRNIGHV; this is encoded by the coding sequence ATGCCGAACAGACGACGATCGATCGATGCTTCTACTCCACTGGGCGGCTTCGCGTTGAAGTTGTTGGACCTGAAACGGAAGGCACTTGCGCAGGCGGGCTCGTCTTCCCGCGCCCGCGCGATCAGCATCGACAAGATTGCCGCCCCGGACGGCTTGTGGAAGACCAGCAGAGCCTCGATCTACGCGGCGCTGAACGGCACTCGGCTACCGTCGACGGACACGCTGTGCGCGATGGTGACGGCGTGGGACGAGGACAGCGCTGAGGCAAGGGGAAGGTGGCTGCGGCTTCGGTCCGACGTGGAGGACGCGCTCATGGGCACGGAGCCCGCCTCGTCACCGGGGAACGTCGACGCCGCCATGGAGAAGCCGCTGCCCGGGCCGCAGGACCAGCTGGGCGAGGCAGAGTTCACGGGGTCGTCCAAGGTGGTGCCCGATGTGGCCTCCCACATCGAGCTGAAGCAGATGCTCAGGGATGCTCTGGAGAGGTCGGGACTGACCAAGTCCCAGGTCGCTGCGCGCACAGAACTTGGCCGCACGACGGTGTCCCAGGCATTCAACACGGAAGGCTCATCTCCGTCTGCGAATACCCTGTACGCCTTGTCCAGAGCCCTGCGCCTGGACAAAACGGAGCAGGCTCGGCTCTTGGCTTTGCGGGAGCTGGCCGTCACTGGGCGCGGCCCGCGGAACATCGGCCACGTCTAA
- the uppS gene encoding polyprenyl diphosphate synthase translates to MTTGGPQHVGIVLDGNRRWAKEHGLSPSDGHRIGFGRIPQVLSWCEESGVPMVTLWMLSTENLRRDPAEVEALMEIITGAVLQLSWAGRWRIRHLGEGDALPARVAQAVRHAEQASADVSDTLTVNLAIAYGGRREIASAVRRLMTGWAREGVPVDEAAKQLTIEDLSRAISDGQPDPDLLIRTSGERRSSGFLLWGGVGAELWFTLALFTFSSSVCRPVWEAVGDLSLRRCGREMTALRTFGA, encoded by the coding sequence GTGACCACCGGCGGGCCGCAGCACGTCGGCATCGTCCTGGACGGCAACCGGCGGTGGGCCAAGGAACACGGCCTGTCCCCCTCCGACGGGCACCGGATCGGCTTCGGCCGCATTCCACAGGTCCTGTCGTGGTGCGAGGAGAGCGGCGTACCCATGGTCACCCTGTGGATGCTCTCCACCGAGAACCTGCGCCGCGACCCGGCCGAGGTCGAGGCGCTGATGGAGATCATCACCGGTGCGGTCCTGCAGCTGTCGTGGGCCGGCCGGTGGCGCATCCGTCATCTGGGTGAAGGCGACGCCCTTCCGGCCCGTGTGGCGCAAGCCGTCCGACACGCTGAGCAGGCCAGTGCCGACGTGTCGGACACGCTGACGGTGAACCTGGCCATCGCCTACGGAGGACGCCGTGAGATCGCCAGCGCTGTCCGCCGTCTCATGACGGGCTGGGCCCGCGAGGGCGTTCCCGTCGACGAGGCCGCCAAGCAACTCACCATCGAGGACCTGAGCCGCGCCATCAGCGACGGCCAGCCCGACCCGGACCTCCTCATCCGCACCTCCGGCGAACGCCGCAGCTCCGGCTTCCTGCTCTGGGGAGGCGTCGGCGCCGAGCTGTGGTTCACCCTGGCTTTGTTCACTTTCAGCAGCAGCGTTTGTCGGCCTGTTTGGGAGGCGGTGGGTGATCTAAGCCTCCGCAGATGTGGACGAGAAATGACGGCGCTCAGGACGTTCGGGGCATGA
- a CDS encoding DUF6233 domain-containing protein: MRELEAAEEKERRQAERARARESWKIQPQRSHEAALLHRGDCSLYKSAFGFISHEDAVIALDEVALSSSSDVACR; this comes from the coding sequence GTGCGCGAGCTCGAGGCTGCGGAGGAGAAGGAGCGCCGGCAGGCTGAGCGGGCGCGGGCCCGGGAGTCGTGGAAGATCCAGCCGCAGCGCTCGCACGAGGCCGCGCTCCTGCACCGCGGGGACTGCTCCCTCTACAAGAGCGCCTTCGGCTTCATCAGTCACGAGGACGCCGTCATCGCCTTGGACGAAGTGGCTTTATCGAGCAGTAGTGACGTCGCTTGTCGATGA
- a CDS encoding polyprenyl synthetase family protein, producing the protein MSDDEVTRRMGSRITQHRDRFQDLFQKYFAQLHPSSDVPELSRFAPECLRMVEELALRGGKRQRVAFAYEAANLMPGGATTVKAVDTAALSIELLQAHLLIHDDIIDNAATRRGGPSTYYAYRDKFSDHPQHALGLAVLAGDLALVLSQQVITEAGLDPWLAQSMTAVQNTAALSTFIGQVFDLERDFLGVPEEELLHSVCDFKAARSSALAPLQLGLLAAEQDPKEHEPTLRRYSTSFGISGQMRDDYLSLFGNEEVTGKPATADVADGRVTYLIRRTLLAASQTEQKILSSVLGHAGATQTDVDKVREIVTAHRVDQSLLADMRRFAELASTEAEQWTSWAEADAVAFFRDVPVWGVQRLL; encoded by the coding sequence ATGAGCGACGACGAAGTCACCCGGCGGATGGGCAGCCGGATCACACAGCACCGCGACCGCTTCCAGGACCTCTTCCAGAAGTACTTCGCACAGCTGCACCCGTCATCCGACGTACCCGAACTCAGCCGTTTCGCTCCCGAGTGCCTGCGCATGGTCGAAGAACTGGCTCTGCGTGGCGGCAAACGGCAGCGGGTCGCGTTCGCCTACGAAGCCGCGAACCTGATGCCCGGCGGAGCGACGACGGTAAAAGCGGTGGACACCGCCGCCCTGAGTATCGAGCTGCTGCAGGCCCACCTGCTCATCCACGACGACATCATCGACAACGCGGCCACCCGCCGCGGCGGCCCCTCTACCTACTACGCCTACCGCGACAAGTTTTCCGACCATCCCCAGCACGCCCTGGGCCTCGCCGTCCTGGCTGGCGACCTCGCCCTCGTTCTCTCCCAGCAGGTGATCACCGAAGCCGGACTGGACCCGTGGCTGGCCCAGTCGATGACCGCAGTCCAGAACACGGCCGCCCTGAGCACGTTCATCGGCCAGGTCTTCGACCTCGAACGGGACTTCCTCGGCGTGCCGGAAGAGGAACTGCTGCACTCCGTGTGCGACTTCAAGGCCGCCCGGTCCTCGGCGCTCGCCCCGCTGCAGCTCGGCCTCCTGGCCGCCGAGCAGGACCCGAAGGAGCACGAGCCGACTCTGCGGCGCTACTCCACCTCGTTCGGCATATCTGGGCAGATGCGCGACGACTACCTGTCGCTCTTCGGGAACGAGGAGGTCACCGGCAAGCCCGCCACGGCCGACGTCGCCGACGGCCGGGTGACCTACCTGATCCGCCGCACCCTGCTCGCCGCCTCACAGACCGAGCAGAAGATCCTCTCCTCGGTGCTGGGCCATGCCGGCGCGACACAGACGGACGTAGACAAGGTCCGGGAGATCGTCACCGCACACCGCGTCGACCAGAGCCTCCTCGCCGACATGCGCCGCTTCGCCGAGCTGGCCAGCACCGAGGCCGAGCAGTGGACCTCCTGGGCGGAAGCGGACGCGGTCGCCTTCTTCCGGGACGTGCCCGTGTGGGGCGTCCAGCGGCTGCTGTGA
- a CDS encoding SDR family oxidoreductase, whose product MGTAALVTGASSGIGRATACRLAAHGATVALLARQAEALEQVCREIRSAGGDAFVVCADLVDAVGAEQAVAQVIDRAGRLDMLINCAGAAHLSSFADDAPSQWQCMIDTNLSGTLNVSHAALSYLAAAARSDRGTADLVTVGFTAGRQSGPVTSVYAATKQAITAWSEGLRRELAPSGVRVGLIQPGLVDTPLARRLGAGPGQGLNAAVVADAIVYVVTRPAGVAVAELVVRAVGR is encoded by the coding sequence ATGGGAACTGCGGCTCTGGTCACTGGGGCATCAAGTGGCATTGGGCGGGCAACCGCGTGCCGGCTGGCCGCCCACGGGGCGACCGTGGCACTCCTTGCCCGCCAGGCCGAGGCCTTGGAACAGGTATGCCGTGAGATCCGCAGCGCCGGCGGCGATGCTTTCGTCGTCTGTGCGGACCTCGTTGACGCCGTCGGGGCCGAACAGGCCGTCGCACAGGTCATCGACAGGGCGGGCAGGTTGGACATGCTGATCAACTGCGCGGGAGCAGCGCATCTCAGCTCCTTTGCCGACGACGCGCCGAGCCAATGGCAGTGCATGATCGACACAAACCTGAGCGGAACGCTCAACGTCTCCCACGCCGCGCTTTCGTACCTCGCCGCCGCGGCCCGGTCCGACCGCGGGACGGCAGACCTCGTGACCGTCGGGTTTACAGCCGGGCGACAGAGCGGCCCGGTCACCAGCGTGTACGCGGCCACGAAGCAGGCCATCACCGCGTGGAGCGAGGGGCTGCGCCGGGAACTCGCCCCGTCAGGTGTACGGGTGGGCCTCATCCAGCCCGGCCTCGTCGACACACCGCTCGCCAGAAGGCTTGGAGCCGGGCCGGGGCAGGGCCTGAACGCCGCCGTCGTCGCTGATGCGATTGTCTACGTCGTCACCCGGCCGGCCGGCGTGGCCGTAGCCGAGCTGGTCGTACGGGCCGTCGGCAGGTAG
- the istA gene encoding IS21 family transposase — protein MSKVELYAAIRRDHRGGMSMRELERKHGVTWRTVRKALDSSWPEPRKKLPPRATTLDPYKPVIDEILRADLDAPRKQRHTVTRIFHRLIEEHGADVSYGVVRYYVAGRKPEILVESGKAPLEAFVPQTHLPGHEAEVDFGDVTVRLGDELVTCYLFSFRLSYSGKAVHRVFASCGQEAFFEGHVHALRTLGGVPRTKVRYDNLKAAVARVLGQSRGRVEADRWIAFRSHFGIESFYCRPGIEGAHEKGGVEGMIGYFRRNHFVPVPEVSSLAELNEMVEQWDRQDDARRIGSRPKTVAEYFALEQPLLMPLPEEPFETGRLFTPRVDRYGQIPVRTNRYSVPIRLIGKRVRVVLHASHLVIYDQNVEVARHERLIAKGAVRLDLDHYLEVLVRKPGAFPGSTALEQARSAGRFTPVHDAWWDQARKIHGERDGTRALIEVLLLGRHLPHEHVVAGLAAALRAGAMTADAVALEARKAAQAETEPAPAADRLVPAKPSATVTSLHEWRLAHLPADTRPLPSVAPYDQLLRRRRTSGSDHREGEAQ, from the coding sequence ATGTCGAAGGTCGAGCTGTACGCGGCGATCCGGCGTGACCATCGCGGCGGCATGTCGATGCGGGAACTTGAGCGCAAGCACGGCGTGACCTGGCGGACGGTCCGGAAGGCGTTGGACTCGTCCTGGCCGGAGCCCCGCAAGAAGCTGCCTCCACGAGCCACCACGCTGGATCCGTACAAGCCGGTGATCGACGAGATCCTGCGGGCGGATCTGGACGCTCCGCGCAAGCAGCGGCACACGGTCACCCGCATCTTTCACCGGCTGATCGAGGAGCACGGGGCGGACGTCTCCTACGGAGTGGTGCGCTACTACGTCGCCGGCCGAAAGCCCGAAATCCTGGTCGAGTCCGGCAAGGCACCGCTGGAGGCGTTCGTCCCGCAGACCCACCTGCCCGGTCACGAAGCCGAGGTCGACTTCGGTGACGTAACTGTGCGGCTGGGCGACGAGCTGGTGACCTGCTACCTGTTCTCCTTCCGGCTGTCGTACTCGGGCAAGGCCGTCCACCGCGTGTTCGCCTCCTGCGGCCAGGAAGCCTTCTTCGAAGGCCACGTCCACGCACTGCGGACCCTGGGCGGGGTCCCGCGCACCAAGGTCCGCTACGACAACCTGAAGGCCGCCGTCGCCAGGGTGCTGGGGCAGAGCCGGGGGAGAGTCGAGGCCGACCGGTGGATCGCCTTCCGCTCGCACTTCGGCATCGAAAGCTTCTACTGCCGCCCCGGCATCGAAGGCGCCCACGAGAAGGGCGGCGTCGAAGGGATGATCGGCTACTTTCGACGCAACCACTTCGTCCCTGTCCCCGAGGTCTCCTCTCTCGCCGAGCTGAACGAGATGGTCGAGCAGTGGGACCGGCAGGACGACGCCCGGCGCATCGGCTCCAGGCCCAAGACGGTCGCGGAGTACTTCGCGCTCGAACAACCGCTGCTGATGCCGCTGCCTGAGGAACCGTTCGAGACGGGCCGGCTGTTCACCCCGCGGGTCGACCGCTACGGCCAGATCCCGGTCCGCACCAACCGTTACTCGGTTCCGATCCGGCTGATCGGCAAACGCGTGCGTGTCGTGCTGCACGCCTCTCACCTGGTGATTTACGACCAGAACGTGGAGGTGGCCCGGCACGAGCGGCTGATCGCGAAAGGCGCTGTCCGTCTGGACCTGGATCACTACCTGGAAGTCCTGGTCCGCAAGCCCGGCGCCTTCCCTGGCTCCACAGCCCTCGAACAGGCCCGCTCGGCAGGCAGGTTCACCCCGGTCCACGACGCCTGGTGGGACCAGGCCCGCAAAATCCATGGTGAGCGGGACGGCACCCGGGCTTTGATCGAAGTGCTCCTGCTGGGGCGTCACTTGCCCCATGAGCATGTCGTCGCCGGCCTGGCTGCGGCTCTGCGGGCGGGGGCGATGACTGCGGACGCGGTTGCTCTGGAAGCCCGCAAGGCTGCCCAGGCGGAGACCGAGCCCGCCCCTGCAGCGGACCGGCTGGTTCCCGCGAAGCCGTCGGCGACGGTGACGTCGCTGCACGAGTGGCGGCTCGCGCACCTTCCTGCGGACACCAGGCCGCTGCCCTCGGTGGCCCCCTATGACCAACTGCTCCGACGCCGCCGCACCAGTGGCAGCGACCACCGTGAGGGAGAAGCACAGTGA
- the mobF gene encoding MobF family relaxase — MMDIAIIRAGQMYRYYLRQVVVGDGRRPARTPLREAQEGAGVPAGRWMGRGLAALGLSEGEEVTEAQLRNLFGERGRHPYADRIEAEELAAGKFPKQAFKAGALGRRVTVTGFDFVFRPQPTIYLLWALGDEETRRVIEAAHERAIERVLEWIEDESAVIRYGKDGIYKVRPPGGLVAARFRHYEARSGMPLLHDHVLLSVKGQRLDGKWGSIHSEVVFENTVAASALYNEIVAAEVCEELGLATEPRVVSTGRRPVMDIAGVPHELIRWTASRGEQIAACLADLEHEYVTAVDDEGELKYLPAVSERARVELMRIAAHKTRPPKQKKARSLAQLRADWKQSAIDTSKVAAGVINSLLERARAAAARIRARVAAVVDVALAAVDVAAVVFVMNGGGRFHRRHLLAESRRHLALVLRGRRRDPGLDEGIVRAAISTYCVDISEPKSTRGLLADYRLYTARWALSDLVTARRPPAAVPDPDRLPPPGTPASLSLATPRPPGQAVGEREIPRVPLSYDRAVLAGAAVREKLRASVVRGPAYDVVAHQQAAMPEQLLAPEAVDPEDDDQEPEAGPREAIDMTALRALRESRTDVEALDLTAERLRHLQDTFTKAADDSRTRATRYTEQDDVDAVRPVREDDQQAHRRPELGPHRGREAGH; from the coding sequence ATGATGGATATCGCGATCATTCGAGCCGGTCAGATGTACCGCTACTACCTGCGCCAGGTCGTCGTCGGTGACGGCCGTCGCCCGGCCCGCACGCCGCTGCGCGAGGCTCAGGAGGGGGCCGGTGTCCCGGCCGGTCGATGGATGGGCCGCGGCCTGGCCGCGCTCGGGCTGAGCGAGGGTGAGGAAGTCACCGAGGCGCAACTGCGGAACCTGTTCGGCGAGCGGGGCCGGCACCCGTACGCGGACCGGATCGAGGCCGAAGAGCTCGCCGCGGGGAAGTTCCCGAAGCAGGCGTTCAAGGCCGGCGCTCTGGGGCGCCGGGTGACGGTTACCGGGTTCGATTTCGTGTTCCGGCCGCAGCCGACGATCTACCTGCTGTGGGCGCTGGGTGATGAGGAGACCCGGCGGGTGATCGAGGCCGCGCACGAGCGGGCGATTGAGCGGGTGCTGGAGTGGATTGAGGACGAGTCGGCGGTGATCCGGTACGGCAAGGACGGCATCTACAAGGTCCGGCCGCCCGGCGGTCTGGTCGCCGCCCGCTTCCGCCACTACGAGGCACGCTCCGGGATGCCGCTGCTTCACGACCATGTGCTGCTGTCGGTGAAGGGGCAGCGCCTGGACGGGAAGTGGGGGTCGATCCACTCGGAGGTCGTTTTCGAGAACACGGTCGCCGCGTCAGCGCTCTACAACGAGATCGTGGCTGCTGAGGTCTGTGAGGAGTTGGGCCTGGCGACCGAGCCGCGCGTGGTGAGCACCGGGCGGCGTCCGGTCATGGACATCGCGGGCGTGCCCCACGAGCTGATCCGCTGGACCGCCAGCCGCGGGGAGCAGATCGCCGCCTGCCTGGCGGACCTGGAGCACGAGTACGTCACCGCCGTCGACGACGAGGGCGAGCTGAAGTACCTGCCCGCGGTCTCCGAGCGGGCCCGGGTGGAACTGATGCGGATCGCCGCTCACAAGACCCGGCCGCCCAAGCAGAAGAAGGCCCGCTCTCTCGCGCAGCTGCGCGCTGATTGGAAGCAGAGCGCGATCGACACCTCGAAGGTGGCCGCCGGCGTCATCAACTCGCTCCTCGAGCGCGCCCGCGCCGCAGCCGCCCGGATCCGGGCCCGGGTCGCCGCCGTGGTCGACGTCGCCCTGGCGGCCGTCGATGTCGCCGCGGTGGTGTTCGTGATGAACGGCGGCGGCCGGTTTCACCGCCGGCACCTGCTCGCCGAATCTCGCCGCCACCTCGCTCTGGTCCTGCGCGGCCGCCGCCGCGACCCGGGCCTGGACGAGGGCATCGTGCGCGCCGCCATCTCCACGTACTGCGTGGACATCAGCGAGCCGAAGTCCACCCGCGGCCTGCTGGCGGACTACCGGCTCTACACCGCCCGGTGGGCGCTGTCCGATCTCGTAACCGCCCGGCGCCCGCCTGCCGCTGTCCCCGACCCGGACCGACTGCCGCCGCCGGGCACACCGGCCTCGTTGTCCTTGGCCACTCCCCGGCCACCGGGTCAGGCGGTGGGGGAGCGGGAGATACCCCGTGTCCCGCTGAGCTACGACCGTGCCGTTCTCGCCGGTGCGGCCGTACGGGAGAAGCTGCGCGCCTCCGTCGTGCGGGGCCCGGCGTACGACGTCGTCGCGCACCAACAGGCGGCGATGCCCGAGCAGCTGCTCGCGCCCGAGGCCGTCGACCCCGAGGACGACGACCAGGAGCCGGAGGCCGGACCTCGGGAGGCGATCGACATGACGGCGCTGCGGGCCTTGAGGGAGTCCCGCACGGACGTGGAAGCCCTCGATCTCACTGCCGAGCGGTTGCGCCACCTCCAGGACACGTTCACCAAGGCGGCCGACGACTCCCGCACCCGTGCGACCCGCTACACCGAACAGGACGACGTTGACGCGGTGCGCCCGGTACGCGAGGACGACCAGCAGGCGCACCGCCGGCCGGAGCTCGGACCGCACCGGGGCCGGGAGGCCGGCCACTGA
- the istB gene encoding IS21-like element helper ATPase IstB: MTLPRQRGLTEQAADAAIDSACRLLRLPSIRNEFSEIADRAMKDQMTYRGFLAELLMTECDDRSRRRSERRIKAAGFPREKSLRAFDFDANPNIDAATIHTLASCEWIKKSQPLCLIGDSGTGKSHMLIALGTEAAMKGYRVRYTLATKLVNELVEAADEKQLNKTIARYGRVDLLCIDELGYMELDRRGAELLFQVLTEREEKNSVAIASNESFGGWTKTFTDPRLCAAIVDRLTFNGTIIETGTDSYRLASTRARAEEPAKAG; encoded by the coding sequence GTGACCCTGCCCCGCCAGCGAGGCTTGACCGAACAGGCCGCCGACGCCGCCATCGATAGCGCCTGTCGGCTTCTGCGGCTGCCGTCGATTCGCAACGAGTTCTCCGAAATCGCTGACCGGGCGATGAAGGACCAGATGACCTACCGGGGCTTCCTCGCTGAGCTGCTGATGACCGAGTGCGACGACCGGTCCCGCCGCCGCTCTGAGCGGCGGATCAAGGCGGCCGGTTTCCCGCGGGAGAAGTCGCTGCGGGCCTTCGACTTCGACGCGAACCCGAACATCGACGCGGCTACCATCCACACGCTGGCCAGCTGTGAGTGGATCAAGAAGAGTCAGCCGCTCTGCCTGATCGGCGATTCCGGCACGGGCAAGTCCCACATGCTCATCGCCCTTGGCACCGAGGCCGCGATGAAGGGCTACCGGGTCCGCTACACGCTCGCCACGAAGCTGGTTAACGAGCTGGTGGAGGCGGCCGACGAGAAGCAGTTGAACAAGACCATCGCCCGCTACGGCCGCGTCGACCTGCTCTGCATCGACGAGCTCGGCTACATGGAACTCGACCGCCGCGGCGCCGAACTCCTCTTCCAGGTATTGACCGAACGGGAGGAGAAGAACAGCGTCGCCATCGCCTCCAACGAGTCCTTCGGCGGCTGGACCAAGACCTTCACCGACCCCCGCCTCTGCGCGGCCATCGTCGACCGCCTCACCTTCAACGGCACCATCATCGAGACCGGCACCGACTCCTACCGCCTCGCCAGCACACGAGCCCGAGCTGAAGAGCCCGCAAAGGCCGGCTGA